The following nucleotide sequence is from Corynebacterium hindlerae.
GACGACCTATGCATCTATCTCTCCGGCGCAGAGCACGGCGCATTGATCCAGGCCGCAATTGTCCATGCCCAATTCGAAACCATTCACCCATTCGCCGACGGCCACGGACGCGTCGGGCGCGCCCTCATTCATGCGGTACTGCAGCGACGAGGCCTCACCAACTCCCCAATGCTGCCAGTGAGCATGATCTTAGGTACATGGCCGAACCGCTACGTAGCTGGACTTACCGCATTCCGAGAATCCAACATTGACGGGTGGCTGGACTTCTTCTTCACAGCCACAGAGGAAGCCATCAAACAATGTGCCCGAATTTCTGAGGACATCGCCGAACTCACAGCCGAGTGGCACCAGCGTTTTAATACGCACCACACAAACAGTGGGGCCAAACGGGCTCCCCGGTCCGATTCTGCCGGAGCCCGCATTCTCACCCAACTAGCCGAGTATCCGGTTCTCACCGCCAATTCCGCAGCACGAATCTTTGACCTGTCAGACACTGCTGCTAGGCGTGCCCTGGAGTCACTTGCTGATGCGGGAATCCTGCGCCGAAAGTCCGTGCACAAGTCAGGAACCACCGGCTACCTCGCCGATGAAATCCTTGACCTCATCACCTTCGCCGAGCGCAGACTGGCTTCCACACAGTTCGATACCCGGGTGAGCCCGCCAAGAGGTGGCTTCCCCAAATCCAGCGTACGGATGGGACGATCCAAGCCTTGAAAATCCCATCGGTACGCTAAATCCGGCCGCCCAAACCCTACTTCCTAAACAGGCTCTTCTTCGCGAACTTCGGCTCCGAGGTCACCAGCACTCCGAGGTTACGGA
It contains:
- a CDS encoding Fic family protein gives rise to the protein MGEWLEKTWLPADGTGLSRRAQAGGKYRAYLPDPLSEGISISPEIASRAGILERQLLSLTRKDTAFGLEGISRFLLRSEAISSSRIEGIAPAADKVALAELADSESITGFSRSAELVANNIAILKMVESRIATADAITPNDLCELQSRLIETPKIAGLRTEQNWIGGSNWNPLEAEFVPPPPPEYVAGLIDDLCIYLSGAEHGALIQAAIVHAQFETIHPFADGHGRVGRALIHAVLQRRGLTNSPMLPVSMILGTWPNRYVAGLTAFRESNIDGWLDFFFTATEEAIKQCARISEDIAELTAEWHQRFNTHHTNSGAKRAPRSDSAGARILTQLAEYPVLTANSAARIFDLSDTAARRALESLADAGILRRKSVHKSGTTGYLADEILDLITFAERRLASTQFDTRVSPPRGGFPKSSVRMGRSKP